The genome window CTTCAATAGTCAAATATACGCCTTCACCCGTGAATGGCCTCTGAAAAATAGGACGCTGCGTCGGGTGATTTGGCAGTAAAAAACTGATTTCGGTTGGGGTGGTTCCTTCCTGGCTAGGCGTGTGCATCAGAACATAAAAATCGTTCTCGAAGGTTATTCCGAAATTCAGCACGTTGGTGTAAAAGGCTTTTGTTTCGGCTAGTTTATCGGTAATAATTCCTGCGTTCAGTTTCATAAAAGCGTCCGTTTAGATGATACCAAGTTGAACTTCTGTGATGTTGTTGGCGGGTTCAGCCATGTCCATGTGCACATACATTTCCCGCACAACACCACTCAATTGATGCCCTTGCTGAATCGTCTGGGGAATAAACCGACCGTAGAAGCCACCTAGATTCTCCCAAGGGCCGTCCAGGGTTTCCGCCACGCACTTAAACGAGTCGATGCGCCGAAACGAAAAATCAGCCGGTTTGCCTTTTTCCTCGCTGACGGGCAAGGCAATTTCCAGTTGAAACACGTTGTTGGGATCGCCACTAGCCCCGTAATAGGTCCAGTAAATCGGTCCCATAATATCGACTCCGAGCCGCACGGCTTCCTGATGCAATCCGCGCGCTATTACGGCGACAAACTGGTTTAATTGCGATAAAGTGGTTGCCGTCGAAAACGTCAGGGCAGTCATGGGGGGAGCTTGTTTTACCTGCATAATTCCAAAAGAATTGGGTGAACGATGCAACAAAAGTCAAGCCCGCTCATGACAGCCCTATGTCAGCAGGTTTTTATTTTTAGCGAATTGCCTGCCGAATTTTGAGTAATCTTTCCAACAACCCTTCCAGTTGATCCAGGGCCAGCATGTTTGCTCCGTCGGATTTTGCTTCCGCTGGGTTGGGG of Tellurirhabdus bombi contains these proteins:
- a CDS encoding VOC family protein; this translates as MKLNAGIITDKLAETKAFYTNVLNFGITFENDFYVLMHTPSQEGTTPTEISFLLPNHPTQRPIFQRPFTGEGVYLTIEVDQIDAEYERIKALGVPIEIELRDEPWGDRHFAIVDPNGIGIDVVMYQQPEA